One window from the genome of Acuticoccus sp. I52.16.1 encodes:
- the smpB gene encoding SsrA-binding protein SmpB — protein sequence MAKNPHPASRTVAENRKARFNYEILDDLEAGIQLQGTEVKSLREGRSNLGESYAGESGGELWLYNAYIPEYQQANRFNHETKRPRKLLLHRREMGKLIGAIAQEGLTLVPLSMYFNARGIAKVKLGLAKGKKTHDKRETEKKRDWQRDKARLLRERG from the coding sequence ATGGCGAAGAACCCCCATCCCGCCTCGCGCACCGTCGCCGAGAACCGCAAGGCGCGGTTCAACTACGAAATTCTGGACGACCTGGAAGCCGGTATCCAGCTCCAGGGCACGGAGGTGAAGTCGCTGCGCGAGGGTCGCTCCAATCTGGGCGAATCCTATGCCGGCGAGTCGGGCGGCGAGCTGTGGCTCTATAACGCCTACATCCCCGAGTACCAGCAGGCGAACCGCTTCAATCACGAGACGAAGCGGCCGCGGAAGCTGCTGCTGCACCGGCGCGAGATGGGCAAGCTCATCGGCGCGATCGCGCAGGAGGGGCTGACGCTGGTGCCGCTCAGCATGTACTTCAACGCCCGCGGCATCGCGAAGGTGAAGCTCGGCCTCGCCAAGGGCAAGAAGACGCACGACAAGCGCGAGACCGAGAAGAAGCGCGATTGGCAGCGCGACAAGGCGCGTCTGCTGCGCGAGCGGGGCTGA
- the dapA gene encoding 4-hydroxy-tetrahydrodipicolinate synthase, with translation MFKGSMPALVTPFRDGKVDEKAFIDHVEWQISEGSHGLVPVGTTGESPTLTHDEHQRVVEICVEVAAGRVPVIAGAGSNSTREAISLAQHAESVGATAVLVVTPYYNKPSQAGMKAHFAAIAQETSLPIIIYNIPPRSVIDMSVETMAELAAEHVNIVGVKDATANLARPSRQRAACGPAFVQLSGEDATALAFNAHGGVGCISVTANVAPKLCAEFQNACLAGDFAKALTIQDKLMPLHDALFLEPSPGGAKYALAKLGRMANELRLPILPVSGKVEAALDKALAHAGLI, from the coding sequence ATGTTCAAGGGATCAATGCCCGCACTCGTGACACCCTTCCGTGATGGGAAGGTGGACGAGAAAGCGTTCATCGATCATGTGGAATGGCAAATTTCCGAAGGATCTCATGGGCTTGTTCCCGTCGGCACGACCGGCGAGTCGCCCACGTTGACCCATGACGAGCACCAGCGCGTCGTGGAAATTTGCGTCGAGGTCGCCGCGGGGCGGGTGCCCGTCATCGCCGGCGCCGGCTCCAACTCCACCCGCGAGGCGATCTCGCTCGCCCAGCACGCCGAGTCGGTCGGCGCGACGGCCGTGCTCGTGGTGACGCCCTACTACAACAAGCCGAGCCAGGCCGGGATGAAGGCGCATTTCGCCGCCATCGCGCAGGAAACCAGCCTGCCGATCATCATCTACAACATCCCGCCCCGCTCGGTGATCGACATGTCGGTCGAGACGATGGCCGAGCTCGCCGCCGAACACGTCAACATCGTCGGCGTGAAGGACGCGACGGCCAATCTCGCCCGCCCCTCGCGCCAGCGTGCCGCGTGCGGTCCCGCCTTCGTGCAGCTGTCGGGCGAGGATGCGACGGCGCTCGCCTTCAACGCACACGGCGGCGTCGGCTGCATCTCGGTGACGGCGAACGTCGCGCCGAAGCTGTGCGCCGAGTTCCAGAACGCCTGCCTCGCCGGCGACTTCGCCAAGGCGCTGACGATCCAGGACAAGCTGATGCCGTTGCACGACGCGCTCTTCCTGGAGCCGAGCCCGGGCGGGGCGAAGTACGCGCTCGCCAAGCTCGGCCGGATGGCGAACGAGCTGCGCCTGCCCATCCTGCCAGTGTCAGGCAAGGTGGAGGCCGCGCTCGACAAGGCGCTCGCCCACGCCGGGCTCATTTAA
- a CDS encoding lytic transglycosylase domain-containing protein, producing MRFCVVNSVTILTLAASVGAVSAAPLSSLPRAPVAAGVLMVDERVPVPQPHPRAAARAGTGTSTSTSAALPSARIIGRVENGQAVPVAAAAFAARADRGPMKTLFEAAEKQADPNAPVASIAAVAARSSSPALLAGHGAPRAGGPSPFAAEGRQASSLKGALDALKADRYQEALQRRNGLSDPLDQKIVDYFLVRAGTNELSSAMIADYAVRAPDWPEPELVRGRAEEALSRENPGADAVIKAMGGQATSLVGKRLLANAMIAEGDVAGGMKLVRSVWHERALGTGLQSAYVDDFAARLTIDDHLERIDKLIANNRFEEAQALRGRLGTGPRAYLDARIAVATNNGRGGRALASVPADLRKRPGYRLAQIEEKRREDDLDAAARLIETASKRDIVDGDAWWVETRIVARMMAEKGDGKRAYQLVTIGFAEGAVERADQAFHAGWFAMRYLRDGNRAARHFAELEQIATTPLSLSRAHYWRGRAAALAGHGGEARTAYNEAAHFGFTYYGQLARAEIGASGTGVGRAPDPTPSDRAMFARNEVAEAVSRLIKSGHKHRIATLLAHLAKTVPTPGQAALAAQLADEAGYPHLALMVAKDAQRRGLDVGRLAYPSNAIPHTAKVPTGLDRAVVFSIARQESEFNPGAVSPVGASGLMQVMPQTAAAMARELGLSHSQSKLTSDPGYNATLGAAYLAKRLGNYNGSYILTFAAYNAGAGRVNEWIQRFGDPRDPNVDALAWVEDIPYPETRNYVQRVMENVQVYREALGTGRLAIETDLSRGRQS from the coding sequence ATGCGGTTCTGCGTTGTGAACAGTGTGACGATACTAACTTTGGCGGCGAGTGTGGGCGCCGTGTCCGCCGCGCCGCTCTCGTCGCTGCCACGGGCTCCGGTCGCGGCCGGCGTCCTGATGGTCGACGAGCGCGTGCCGGTGCCGCAGCCCCATCCCCGCGCGGCGGCCCGAGCGGGAACGGGCACGAGTACCAGCACCAGTGCCGCGCTGCCGTCCGCCAGGATCATCGGCCGCGTCGAGAACGGGCAGGCCGTGCCGGTGGCCGCGGCCGCCTTTGCCGCCCGCGCCGACCGCGGCCCCATGAAGACCCTGTTCGAGGCCGCCGAGAAGCAGGCCGACCCGAACGCCCCCGTGGCCTCCATCGCCGCGGTCGCCGCGCGCAGCAGCTCGCCGGCGCTCCTCGCCGGGCACGGAGCGCCGCGGGCGGGCGGACCCTCTCCGTTCGCCGCGGAGGGTCGCCAGGCCAGCTCCCTCAAAGGCGCGCTCGATGCCCTGAAGGCCGACCGGTACCAGGAGGCGTTGCAGCGTCGCAACGGCCTGAGCGACCCGCTCGATCAGAAGATCGTCGACTATTTCCTGGTGCGCGCCGGCACCAACGAGCTGTCCTCCGCGATGATTGCCGACTATGCGGTGCGCGCGCCCGACTGGCCCGAGCCGGAGCTGGTGCGTGGCCGCGCCGAGGAGGCCCTCTCGCGCGAGAATCCGGGGGCCGACGCCGTCATCAAGGCGATGGGCGGGCAGGCCACCTCGCTGGTCGGCAAGCGCCTCCTCGCCAACGCGATGATCGCCGAGGGGGACGTCGCCGGCGGCATGAAACTGGTGCGCTCGGTCTGGCACGAGCGCGCGCTGGGCACCGGGCTGCAGTCCGCCTATGTCGACGACTTCGCGGCCCGCCTCACCATCGACGATCACCTGGAGCGGATCGACAAGCTGATCGCCAACAACCGGTTCGAGGAGGCGCAGGCGCTGCGGGGCCGGCTCGGCACCGGCCCGCGCGCCTACCTCGACGCGCGCATCGCGGTCGCGACCAACAACGGGCGCGGCGGCCGTGCGCTGGCGTCGGTACCGGCGGATCTGCGCAAGCGTCCCGGCTACCGTCTGGCCCAGATCGAGGAAAAGCGCCGCGAGGACGACCTCGACGCGGCCGCCCGCCTCATCGAGACCGCCTCCAAGCGCGACATCGTCGACGGGGACGCGTGGTGGGTCGAGACGCGCATCGTGGCGCGGATGATGGCCGAGAAGGGCGACGGCAAGCGCGCCTACCAGCTGGTGACGATCGGCTTTGCCGAGGGCGCCGTGGAGCGGGCGGACCAGGCCTTCCACGCTGGCTGGTTCGCCATGCGCTACCTGCGGGACGGCAACCGCGCCGCGCGCCACTTCGCCGAGCTGGAACAGATCGCGACGACGCCGCTCTCGCTCTCGCGGGCGCATTACTGGCGCGGCCGCGCCGCGGCGCTGGCGGGACACGGCGGCGAAGCGCGCACCGCCTACAACGAGGCCGCGCACTTCGGCTTCACCTATTACGGCCAGCTGGCCCGCGCCGAGATCGGCGCAAGCGGCACCGGTGTCGGCCGCGCGCCGGACCCCACGCCGTCCGACCGGGCGATGTTCGCGCGCAACGAGGTCGCCGAGGCGGTCTCGCGGCTCATCAAGTCCGGCCACAAGCACCGGATCGCCACGCTGCTCGCCCACCTGGCGAAGACGGTGCCGACGCCCGGGCAGGCAGCCCTCGCCGCGCAGCTCGCGGACGAGGCTGGCTACCCGCATCTGGCGCTGATGGTCGCCAAGGATGCGCAGCGGCGCGGGCTCGACGTCGGCCGGCTCGCCTATCCCAGCAACGCCATCCCGCACACCGCGAAGGTGCCGACCGGGCTCGACCGGGCGGTGGTGTTCTCGATCGCGCGGCAGGAATCGGAGTTCAATCCGGGCGCCGTCAGCCCCGTCGGCGCCAGCGGGCTCATGCAGGTGATGCCGCAGACAGCGGCCGCCATGGCACGCGAGCTGGGCCTCAGCCACTCGCAGTCGAAGCTCACCAGCGACCCCGGCTACAACGCGACGCTGGGCGCGGCCTACCTCGCCAAGCGCCTCGGCAACTACAACGGCTCCTACATCCTCACCTTCGCCGCCTACAACGCTGGCGCGGGGCGGGTGAACGAGTGGATCCAGCGCTTCGGCGACCCGCGCGACCCCAACGTCGACGCGCTGGCCTGGGTCGAGGATATTCCATATCCCGAGACGCGAAACTACGTGCAGAGGGTGATGGAGAACGTGCAGGTCTACCGCGAGGCGCTCGGCACGGGGCGCCTGGCGATCGAGACGGACCTGTCGCGAGGGAGGCAGAGCTGA
- a CDS encoding alpha/beta fold hydrolase: MPGLSRNARDFRALATALSTPDGWPARRVIVVESRGRGRSGWAETKSYNVLQELDDLLVCLDAWGVERAQFIGTSRGGLLTMLLAMKAPERIDRAILNDIGPTIERSGLARIASGIGKKMDHDSYEALADHLAETQGSQFPRMPRTKWIRFAKQLASPNDAGGVTLDFDPRLAETVRGYDPAEPAPDFWPGFDALCGRPVLVVRGAHSDLLSAATVESMRRRHRGLGTLVVPDEGHAPFLWDRHSIEAISGFLS; this comes from the coding sequence CTGCCCGGCCTCAGCCGCAACGCGCGCGACTTCCGCGCCCTGGCGACGGCGCTGTCGACGCCGGACGGGTGGCCGGCGCGCCGGGTGATCGTCGTCGAATCGCGCGGTCGGGGGCGGTCCGGATGGGCCGAGACGAAAAGCTACAACGTCCTGCAGGAGCTCGACGATCTCCTCGTCTGCCTCGATGCGTGGGGCGTGGAGCGGGCGCAGTTCATCGGCACCTCGCGTGGTGGGCTGCTGACGATGCTGCTGGCGATGAAGGCGCCGGAGCGGATCGACCGCGCCATCCTGAACGACATCGGCCCCACCATCGAGCGGAGCGGCCTGGCGCGGATCGCGAGCGGGATCGGCAAGAAGATGGATCACGATTCCTACGAGGCGCTGGCCGACCATCTGGCCGAGACGCAAGGCTCGCAGTTCCCCCGGATGCCGCGCACCAAGTGGATCCGCTTCGCCAAGCAGCTGGCCTCACCCAACGACGCCGGCGGCGTGACGCTGGACTTCGACCCGCGCCTCGCCGAGACGGTGCGCGGTTACGACCCGGCCGAGCCGGCGCCGGACTTCTGGCCCGGCTTCGACGCGCTCTGCGGGCGCCCGGTGTTGGTCGTGCGCGGGGCCCACTCGGACCTCCTGTCGGCCGCGACGGTCGAGTCGATGCGCCGCCGCCACCGCGGCCTCGGCACCCTGGTGGTGCCGGACGAGGGTCACGCGCCGTTCCTGTGGGACCGCCACAGCATCGAGGCGATCAGCGGCTTCCTGAGCTGA
- a CDS encoding sensor histidine kinase, whose translation MAVTDPSVHYKDIVNSMMSAMLVVDSDLVVQFANLAYYQLFGGTEAETLGHSIFEVHAEIWDEPSLRSLLESVIPHDVDVRGYKLEQTFPVIGARVLNVSARRVSRAGAPTGQMLVKIEDATNAVMASRAADESVEKTHAMMTEVHHRVKNNIASILSMLRIEGRQLEDEMGREVLQRIALRVESMGSLYELLAIHDNTGIVQLRPYFERVCHSIEQMATSEHMGWSIEVRGDDLPMSIDDAIALGAVVNELVANAAKYAFNGRQDIGSIRVHMLDRGDEIHITVTDNGIGFDKDHVDPKSTGLGMRLVDMYLATLEGEIERESGPMGTSCFIRVPNRTRANDLASSGTMIAPKATRKSAVLRSEPAANKPTTAPRRAAESVKESTKEPATAAE comes from the coding sequence ATGGCCGTGACGGACCCTTCGGTACACTACAAGGACATCGTCAACTCGATGATGTCGGCCATGCTGGTCGTCGATAGCGACCTCGTCGTCCAGTTTGCGAATTTGGCTTATTATCAGTTGTTTGGCGGAACCGAAGCGGAGACCCTCGGGCACTCCATCTTCGAGGTCCATGCCGAGATCTGGGACGAGCCGTCCCTGCGCTCGCTGTTGGAATCCGTCATCCCCCACGATGTCGACGTGCGGGGCTACAAGCTGGAGCAGACCTTCCCCGTCATCGGCGCGCGCGTTCTGAACGTCTCCGCCCGCAGGGTCTCGCGCGCCGGCGCGCCGACCGGGCAGATGCTCGTCAAGATCGAGGACGCGACCAACGCGGTGATGGCCTCTCGCGCCGCCGACGAGAGCGTCGAGAAGACCCACGCGATGATGACCGAGGTCCATCACCGGGTGAAGAACAACATCGCCTCGATCCTTTCCATGCTGCGCATCGAAGGCCGCCAGCTCGAGGACGAGATGGGCCGCGAGGTGCTCCAGCGCATCGCCCTGCGCGTCGAATCGATGGGTTCGCTCTACGAACTGCTGGCGATCCACGACAACACCGGCATCGTCCAGCTTCGCCCCTACTTCGAGCGCGTGTGCCATTCCATCGAGCAGATGGCGACCTCCGAGCACATGGGCTGGTCCATCGAGGTGCGCGGCGACGACCTGCCGATGTCGATCGACGATGCGATCGCGCTGGGCGCGGTGGTCAACGAGCTGGTCGCCAACGCGGCGAAGTACGCCTTCAACGGGCGGCAGGACATCGGCTCGATCCGCGTCCACATGCTGGACCGCGGCGACGAGATCCACATCACCGTGACCGACAACGGCATCGGCTTCGACAAGGATCATGTCGACCCGAAGTCGACCGGCCTCGGCATGCGCCTGGTCGACATGTACCTCGCCACGCTGGAAGGCGAGATCGAGCGCGAGAGCGGGCCGATGGGCACCTCCTGCTTCATCCGCGTGCCCAACCGCACCCGCGCCAACGACCTCGCCTCTTCCGGGACGATGATCGCCCCCAAGGCGACCCGCAAGTCCGCCGTGCTGCGCTCCGAGCCGGCGGCCAACAAGCCGACCACCGCCCCCCGCCGCGCCGCCGAGAGCGTGAAGGAGAGCACCAAGGAACCGGCCACCGCCGCCGAGTAG
- the trmFO gene encoding methylenetetrahydrofolate--tRNA-(uracil(54)-C(5))-methyltransferase (FADH(2)-oxidizing) TrmFO → MADIDVIGGGLAGSEAAWQLAEAGHTVRIHEMRPTRMTPAHKTHALAELVCSNSFRSDDATSNAVGVLHAELRDLGSIIMRSADAHQVPAGGALAVDREGFSAAVAAAIEAHPNITVLREEVTALPAGPAIIATGPLTSDALSAAIAAATGADALAFFDAIAPIVYRESVDMDVAWFQSRYDKPGPGGTGADYLNCPMTRDEYEAFIDALLAADRVDFHEFEDTPYFDGCLPIEVMAERGRETLRHGPMKPIGLTNPRDPQVKAHAIVQLRQDNALGTLFNMVGFQTKLRYGAQAEVLRMIPGLQNAEFARLGGLHRNTYIDAPRLLDPTLRLKTAPNLRFAGQISGCEGYVEAASTGLMAGRFAAAELSGTIATVPPQTTAMGALLAHITGGHLSHESTGPRSYQPMNVNFGLFPPVTPIATGRKGRGQRKAGRKAAYAERAREDFAAWMAQTPVPQAAE, encoded by the coding sequence ATGGCAGACATTGACGTGATTGGCGGCGGCCTCGCCGGTTCTGAAGCAGCTTGGCAATTGGCCGAGGCGGGTCACACCGTGCGCATCCACGAGATGCGCCCGACGCGCATGACCCCGGCGCACAAAACCCACGCCCTCGCCGAGCTGGTCTGCTCCAACTCCTTCCGCTCGGACGATGCCACCAGCAACGCGGTGGGCGTCCTGCACGCCGAGCTGCGCGACCTCGGCTCCATCATCATGCGCTCGGCCGATGCGCACCAGGTTCCCGCCGGCGGCGCGCTGGCGGTCGATCGGGAGGGCTTCTCCGCCGCCGTCGCCGCCGCCATCGAGGCGCATCCCAACATCACCGTCCTGCGCGAGGAGGTGACGGCGCTGCCCGCGGGCCCGGCGATCATCGCCACCGGCCCCCTCACCTCGGACGCGCTGTCGGCCGCGATCGCCGCCGCCACGGGCGCCGACGCGCTCGCCTTCTTCGACGCGATCGCCCCCATCGTCTACCGCGAGAGCGTGGACATGGACGTCGCCTGGTTCCAGTCGCGCTACGACAAGCCCGGCCCCGGCGGCACCGGCGCCGACTATCTCAACTGCCCGATGACGCGCGACGAGTACGAGGCGTTCATCGATGCGCTGCTCGCCGCCGACCGGGTCGACTTCCACGAGTTCGAGGACACCCCCTACTTCGACGGGTGCCTGCCGATCGAGGTGATGGCCGAGCGGGGCCGCGAGACGCTGCGGCACGGGCCCATGAAGCCCATCGGCCTCACCAATCCCCGCGATCCCCAGGTAAAGGCACACGCGATCGTCCAGCTGCGGCAGGACAACGCGTTGGGCACGCTGTTCAACATGGTCGGCTTCCAGACCAAGCTGCGCTACGGCGCGCAGGCCGAGGTGTTGCGGATGATCCCCGGCCTGCAGAACGCGGAGTTCGCGCGCCTGGGCGGGCTGCACCGCAACACCTACATCGACGCACCGCGCCTCCTGGACCCCACGCTGCGGCTCAAGACGGCGCCGAACCTGCGTTTCGCCGGCCAGATCTCCGGCTGCGAGGGCTATGTCGAGGCGGCCTCGACCGGGCTGATGGCCGGCCGGTTCGCCGCGGCCGAGCTTTCCGGCACCATCGCGACCGTGCCGCCTCAGACCACGGCGATGGGCGCGCTCCTGGCCCACATCACCGGCGGCCATTTATCGCATGAAAGCACCGGACCGCGGTCCTACCAGCCGATGAACGTCAACTTCGGCCTCTTCCCGCCGGTGACGCCGATTGCAACGGGGCGAAAAGGTCGCGGCCAGCGCAAGGCGGGCCGCAAAGCGGCCTATGCCGAGCGGGCGCGCGAGGATTTCGCCGCATGGATGGCCCAGACGCCCGTGCCGCAGGCCGCAGAGTAG
- a CDS encoding DUF1127 domain-containing protein → MMQRMRRAMTDWFEYRRTVDQLSRLPDRQLIDIGVFRDEIQSLARTRHGRI, encoded by the coding sequence ATGATGCAACGCATGCGTCGCGCCATGACCGATTGGTTTGAATATCGCCGCACGGTCGACCAGTTGTCTCGCCTGCCGGATCGGCAGCTGATCGACATCGGCGTCTTCCGTGACGAGATCCAGTCGCTCGCGCGGACCCGCCACGGGCGCATTTAA
- a CDS encoding Zn-dependent hydrolase, producing the protein MRAHINSDRLAALLGAINRFGADPATGGYDRRAFSAADMDVRRWLLDTMRRDGLEAWMDPVGNVVGRFGPPGPAVVVGSHLDTVPAGGAFDGALGVAAGLECVRAVREAGLALQRPIEVLATADEEGRFGGMLGSQAIAGLLPPGWIADARDAEGVPLAEAMRAAGLDPAQADAARRDPAGLHAFLELHIEQGPVLEAQGRDIGVATGISGCALLAVTLTGAANHSGTTPMDMRRDALVGLSHVGAALPQIARTVGTDDARLTIGFVELTPNQPHTIPGEATFTIVLRDVERGAMEAMAAAIDTRLREVCAQTGLAYALATRSWLDPVALDAGVRGRLMDAARSLGADPVTMPSGAGHDAQMMASVCPAGLLFVPSRGGISHAPEEFTPWSAIERGAEVLLCAVADLASGD; encoded by the coding sequence GTGCGCGCCCACATCAACTCCGACCGGTTGGCTGCCCTGCTCGGCGCCATCAACCGCTTCGGCGCAGACCCGGCGACCGGCGGCTACGACCGCCGCGCCTTCTCGGCGGCCGATATGGACGTGCGCCGCTGGCTCCTCGACACCATGCGCCGCGACGGGCTGGAGGCGTGGATGGACCCCGTCGGCAACGTCGTCGGCCGCTTCGGTCCGCCGGGGCCGGCCGTGGTCGTCGGCTCCCACCTCGACACCGTCCCCGCCGGCGGCGCGTTCGACGGGGCGCTCGGCGTCGCGGCCGGGCTCGAGTGTGTGCGCGCCGTCCGTGAGGCGGGGCTGGCGCTGCAACGGCCGATCGAGGTGCTCGCCACGGCCGACGAAGAGGGGCGTTTCGGCGGCATGCTGGGAAGCCAGGCGATCGCCGGACTGCTGCCGCCCGGGTGGATCGCGGATGCGCGCGACGCCGAGGGAGTCCCGCTCGCCGAGGCGATGCGGGCCGCCGGGCTGGACCCGGCGCAGGCCGATGCGGCGCGGCGCGACCCGGCCGGGCTCCACGCCTTCCTGGAGCTCCACATCGAGCAGGGCCCCGTCCTCGAGGCGCAGGGGCGCGACATCGGCGTCGCCACCGGCATCTCCGGGTGCGCGCTGCTGGCGGTGACGCTGACGGGGGCCGCCAACCACTCCGGCACGACCCCGATGGACATGCGCCGCGACGCCCTCGTCGGCCTGTCGCACGTCGGCGCGGCGTTGCCGCAGATCGCCCGGACGGTCGGCACCGACGACGCCCGGCTCACCATCGGCTTCGTCGAGCTGACGCCGAACCAGCCGCATACGATCCCCGGCGAAGCCACGTTCACCATCGTCCTGCGCGACGTGGAGCGCGGAGCGATGGAGGCGATGGCCGCCGCGATCGACACGCGGCTGCGCGAGGTGTGTGCGCAGACCGGGCTCGCCTATGCGCTTGCGACGCGCAGCTGGCTCGACCCGGTCGCGCTCGACGCCGGGGTGCGGGGGAGGCTGATGGACGCTGCCCGCAGCCTCGGCGCCGATCCGGTGACGATGCCCTCCGGCGCCGGCCACGACGCGCAGATGATGGCGAGCGTGTGCCCCGCGGGGCTCCTCTTCGTGCCGAGCCGCGGCGGGATCAGCCATGCGCCGGAGGAATTTACCCCGTGGTCCGCCATCGAGCGCGGCGCGGAGGTGCTGCTGTGCGCGGTCGCCGACCTCGCCTCCGGGGACTGA